The Leifsonia xyli genomic sequence CGGGCCGGGCGACTCCGTCGGCCAGCTGAACGAGACGGCGGTGTCGGTACGGACGAGCTGCGGAGTGCGACCACCGAAGGTGAACGCGGCGCCTGTACCCGGCGCAGGCGTGACGTCGAAATACCGTCCGATCAGCCCGCGGTTGGACTGCTGCTGGGAGTTGTAGGCGAACGAGAGGCCCATCTCACCGCCGAGCGTTCTCACCGTCGGGGATGAGAACGAGAGGTGCGCGTTGCCGTTCGCCAGATTCACGGTCAACGGCCCGGCGGTGTCCGTCGGCGCCGGACCGGCATCGCCGATCCGGAGGTTCACCGTGAACGGCTTGGCCCAGAACGGAAGGTACGTCGCCGACCCGTCCTTGATGGAGACGCCCCAGCTGTACCTGCCGCCGTCTTGGAGCGTGCCCGCCGGGGGCGTCCACGTGGTGCTCGTCGTCCATCCTGAGGAGACGATCTGTCCGCTGACGGCGTCCCCGCCCGTCGCCACCTGGAACTGGTACTGGGTGGCCCCGGACTGCGACGCGATCGGGTCGACCGAGAACGTCGGGGTGACGGAGGTGATCACCTGATCCGCGACCGGCGACGCGGTGTCCGGATTCGGAGTCGGCGGCGGCGTCGTCGTGAACTTCCACGTCGCACTCTCACGAAGCGTCGAGGTGCCGAGCCACCCGTCGTAGCCGTCCTTCACCTGAGTCTTCCAGTAGTAGGTCTTTCCACCCTGGAGGGCGGTCTGCGGGACCTTGACGCTGGGCTGGCTCGTCCATCCGGAGGACCAAGCGGTGCCGACGGAAGGGTTGGGGTTCTCCGAGATCACGAAGTTGTAGATCAGCCCCGTTCCCCCGGGATCGGTGGCACCCTGCACAGCGAGGGTGGGGTTGATGGACGACGTGCCGCCGTTCGCCGGAGCAGGGGCGGCGAGCGTTCCGGCTGTCGGGAAGTCCTTGTACGTGATGTACATCGAGGTCTCGAGACGTTTGTATGCGTAGACGCCGGGTCGTTCGTCCCCCGTCACCTGGAGGTAATTGCCGGCAGACCTCGCATTGACCCAGGCGGCGATCCTGTTCTCCAGGGGCGAGTCCTGAGCGAATCCGTCCGCCGCCACGGGGAAGAGCGACAGCCGGTCCCCCGAGCCGTTGTACGAGAACGCGTTCGCGTAGTTGACGGCCCCGGGGACGGCGTTCGTCGTCCCTTCGCCGGCCACGACGCCGTAGATGAAGGCGTCCGTGATCTGCTTTCCGAAATACCCCTCGTAGCTGTAATGGGTGACGGTGCGCCAATACGTGTCTCCGTTGGCGCGCGCATTGCCTACAAGGGTGCCGGTGTTGGTGCGGGAGGCGCCGTCAGAGCGAAACGCATGCACGTCCTGGTTGTCGGACCACACGGACGGGTCGACGAACACAGGGTAGGTGCGCTTCGAATCGTTCAGCCACGAGCGGTCCGCGCGAAGAGTGAGTTTCCACTTCGATCCGTCCCGCTTGACCACCGCGTGGACGGGATGGTCGTCCGGCTCCTTCACCCCCTCCTTTCCCGAGGAATCCCACATCCGGGGCGCGGGAACCACGAACACGATGTGCCCTGAGGAATTCGTGAACACGACATCACCCGTGACCTCGTCCTTGCTCAGATTCAGCTCAGGTGCATCCACTGTCCAGGTCCACGAGGTTCTGCCCTTCGCTCCGGGGGCCTTGCTCAACTTCAGCGTCTCTTTGACGCCGGCCTTGCTCACCGCGTATTCGGCGTCGGTGTCATCGAGGACGTCTCCATACGAGACGCGGGACCTGTCCTTGGCCGAGGCCACCGGATTGAGGTTCCGAACGAGCCGCGAATGGCGTGAGCCGATCAGGCTGAAATGGACGGTGTAGCCGTCTTTGGAGACCGAAAGCGCGTCGCTCGAATTCGCGAACTCTGCGAACTCGGGATGAAGCGGATGGTCCTCGACCGCGCCGCCGCCCAGGCCGACCGGTGAAAGCCACCCGGTGCCGTCGACCGCCGTTTCGATCTGCACGTAACGCCCCTCGCCGTCGAGGACGTTCAATGGATCGGGCGAGATCTGCTGCGTCTTCGTGCCGTCGGGATTCTTCCAGGTCGTCGACTTTTCGTCTCTCCTCTCCACCGTCGCACCATCGGCCGGACCTTCGTGACCGGATGTTCGCTTCGGGAACGCGGACGGACGACGGAGATCCGGCTTCTCGAAATCGGTCACAGGCTCCGGGCGGGGAGCCGACTCGAAGTCCCCCGATGGGATCGATCCGCCATCGTTCGCCGGGGCTGCGGACGTCTGGGCAGGGAGCGAGAGCACGTCGGCGCTTGCGGCCGGGGTCGCATCAGCGGCGGAGGCCGGCTGGAGATCACCGATGACCAAGGCTGCGGCGGTGACGATGCCGACGATGGTGAGAGCGCGGAAAGAGTGAGACACGATCATTGAAAATATCTGGACATGTGAGCATTGACATAAAGTGCTCTGTCCTCAATGTCCACAATTTCGCAGAGAGGTCATACCGCGGGACCACATCTGACGGATGACCCCGCAGCCCGAGCATGCCCCTCCCGGCCGACGCGTGCCCCGGCCCCGCCCAGCCACGCTGGGAGCATGACCTCAGCACCTCCACCGGCCCTCGCGGCCTCCGGCCTCACCAAGTCCTACGGCTCCTCGGTCGCGCTCGCGGGCGTCGACTTCCGGGTCGACCCGGGCGAATCCGTCGCGATCATGGGGGCGTCCGGATCGGGCAAGACGACGCTGCTCCACTGCCTGGCGGGCATCGTCGCGCCCGATACCGGCACGGTCCTGCTCACGACGGCGGGCGGGGCGGTCGACGTCACACGGCTCGGGGAGGCCGGGCGGTCGCGGCTGCGGCGGGAGGAGTTCGGGTTCGTGTTCCAGCAGGGGCTGCTGCTGCCCGAGCTGACGGCGGTCGAGAACGTCGCCCTGCCCCTCATGCTGACGGGCGCCGACCGGCGGGCGGCCGAGCAGACGGCGGGGATGTGGCTGGCCGCGCTCGGGCTCGCCGGGTTCGAGGCACGGCGCATCGGGGAACTGTCCGGCGGGCAGGCGCAACGGGTCGCCATCGCCCGCGCGCAGACGACCGGAGCGTCGGTGGTGTTCGCCGACGAACCGACGGGAGCGCTCGACTCGGCCACCTCGGCGGAGGTGATGGATGCGCTCATCCGGTCGACCACCGGACGCGGGCGCTCGCTCGTCGTCGTCACGCACGACGAGACCGTCGCCGCCCGCTGCGCGCGGGTCGTCCGGCTGGCCGACGGTCGCATCGTGGACGAGGTGGCGACGCGATGACGACGCTCCGCCTCGCCTGGCTGTTCGGCCGCCGTAGCGCCTCCGCCCGCTCGACCGTCCTCCTGCCCGTCCTCGCCTTCGCGGTGGTCACGGCGCTGCTGCTCATCGTCGCGGGAGGCGCGCAGGCGTTCTTCTCGTGGACGGATGACGAAGCCGGCCTCTACCAGGTGCTCGCCGTCGTCGCGCTGTCGCTGCTGGTCGTCCCACTCGTCGCGCTCGGCGGCTCCGCGGCGCGGCTGTCCGCGCGGCGGCGCGACGACCGGCTCGCGAGTCTCCGGCTGCTCGGGGCGACGCCGCGGCTGGTGCGGGCGCTCACGGTGATCGAGTCGACGGTGCTCGCGGTGGCCGGCGCGGTCGCAGGGGTCGTGCTCGCGCTTCTCGCGGCGCCGTTGGTCGGACTGATCCCGTTCCGCGGACGTCCGCTCGGCTTCTCGGCGCTGCTCGGCCCCGGATGGATGGCGCTGACGGTCCTCGGCGTCGGCCTCCTCGCTGCAGTGAGCGCCGTCATCGGGCTGCGTGGAGTGGTCCTCTCGCCGCTCGGCGTGCGGACGCGGCAGCAGGCCCCGCGCATCCACTGGCTGCGGGCGGTGCTGACCGTCGCGGCGATCGGGGTGGTCGTGCTGCTGGTCTCGGCGCTGCAGGTCGTGGCGCTCAGCGCGACGGTGCTGCTCCTGGTGCTCGCCGTCGCGTTCGGCGGCAGCATCGCGGTGCTCAACCTCATCGGGCCGTGGGTGCTGAAGAGGATGGCCGCGTCCCAGGCCCGTCGCGCCCGCAACGCGCGCCGCCTGCTCGCGGCCCGCAGCATCCTGGAGTCGCCGAAGGCCGCCTGGCGACAGGTCTCGGGCGTGGCGATGACGAGCTTCATGGCCGTGTTCGCCGGGGTCGGCGTCGCTCTGCTGCAGGCGGCAGGCGGCGACGGCGATCCACTGCTCGCCGACATCCGGACCGGCCTGATCATCACGGTCGCCGCGTCCTTCCTCATGGTCGCCTGCTCGGCCGGCGTGAACCAGGCGGCGGCGGTGCTCGACCGGCGCGACCTCTACATCAGCCTCGACCGGATCGGTATGCCCGTCTCGGAGATGAACGCGGCGCGCAGCCGGGCGGTGCTGTCCCCGCTGCGCATCACGACGGTCGGATCGGCGGCCACTGCGGCCGTGGTGCTCCTGCCGCTCACCGGCGCGAGCCTGCTCGTGCAACCGCTCACCCTGGTCGTCGTCGCGGGCTGCCTGGCAGCGGGGGTCCTCCTCGTCTGGGCGTCACTGCTGGCCACCCGGCCGGTTCTCGCCCGCGTGCTCGCGGAGCCGTCCCCCAGCCTCTGACCCAGTAGGGTCGATGCATGCCCCAGAACAGCGACGTGGAAGCTGCGCTCGAGCAGCTGAACAGCATCCGCCAGAGCATCGACAACATCGACGCCGCGGTCATCCACATGCTCGCGGAGCGGTTCAAGTTCACGCAGCAGGTCGGCGCGCTGAAGGCGGCGCACGGGCTCCCACCGGCGGACCCGGAGCGCGAGAAGCAGCAGATCCAGCGCCTGCGGGCGCTCGCGGAGGAGAGCCACCTCGACCCGGCCTTCGCCGAGAAGTTCCTGACGTTCATCGTCGCCGAGGTCATCCACCACCACGAGCGCATCGCCGTCGAGAACGGCAAGTAGCCGATGGGGTGGGACGCGACGGCCCTGCCGGAGGCGCGGGGCCGGACGGTCGTGGTGACCGGAGCGAATGCCGGGGTCGGGTACTTCACGGCCGAACAGCTGGCCGGAGCGGGTGCGCGCGTCATCCTCGGCTGCCGCGACCCCGAGCGGGCTGAGGCGGCGGTCTCGGCCATCCGCCGCCGGGTGCCGCGCGCGAGCGTCGAGGCGCTGCCCTTGGATGTGACCGACCGCCGCTCGATCGACGCGGCCGCCGACGCCCTCCTGGCCCGGGAGCGGGTGGATGCGCTGGTGCTCAACGCAGGCATCGTGCACCCGCCGCGGTCGCGCCGGACCGACGCGTACGGCAACGAGCTGGTGCTGTCGACCAACGTGCTCGGGCATTTCCGCCTCGTCGCGCGGGCGCTCCCGGCGATCGCGGACGACGGACGCATCGTCACCCTCGGGTCCCTCGCCAGCCGCCTCGGCCGCCTCCGCCTGGAGGACCTCCAGCTCGAGCGCGCGTACACCTCCTGGCGCGCGTACTCGGGGTCGAAGATCGCGGCGCAGGTGTTCGGGTTCGAGCTCGACCGGCGGCTGCGTGCGGCGGGGTCGTCCGTCGAGAGCATCGTGGTGCATCCCGGCTACTCGACGTCGGGACGCACACCCGGCATCCGGGGCGTCAACCAACCGTCGCGGGTGAAGCGCTTCGTGGACAACCTGCAGGCGGCGTGGACGCAGGGCAAGGACGACGGAGCGCACGTCCCGGTGCGCGCCGTGCTCGACCCGACCGTCTCCGGCGGCGACCACCTCGGCCCTGCGCTGTGGACGAAGGGCGCGCCCGTCCACGCCCCCGCGACCCGATCCACGCGCTCTCCGCGCCAGGGCGCCCGCCTGTGGCCGCTCCTCGAAGCCGCGTCCGGCCAGCCCTTCCCGCTCCCCTAGCCTCCGCTAGGCGACCACGATGGACAGGAGGCGATGCGTGGCGGGGACGGCGGCACGCAACGCGTCCCGCGCGGCGGCGTAGTCGGCGCCCTCCGCCTCGATCTCCTCGACGGCCGCCTCGCGGATGATCGCCGTCGCGATCACGCGGCCGCCGCGCGGCATCGCGTTGTGCACCTGCAGCAGCTCGAACCCGGCCGGGACCTGCTCCTCGATCAGCGCCCGCGCCGACTGGGCGTCGTCCGCCTCCGCCGTCAGCTCGCGCGTCTCGCTGTTCTGGATCAGACCCACCACCTTCATGTCGTCCACGCTAGCCGACGTCAGGAGCGCGGTCTGACCGCAACCCTGTCCCGCCCGGCGGCCTCCCGATACGGTGAAGGGATGGACTTCCGCACCGCACCCCTCGACGACACCTCCGCCCAGGCCCTCGCGGCGACCGGCCTCCGCTACGCGTTGGTCGACGCCGCCGACGCAGAAGCCCTCGACGGCTGGACGCGCGCCGACTTCCGCGGCTTCCACGGGCGCCGCCCGTCGGCCGAGCAGCTGACGGAGGCGCGCGAGAACTTCGCCGGCCGCCGCAACACCGGCGTGTACGACGACCAGGGGGCGACCGCCGACCCGGTCGGCACGGTCAACACCTGGCCGGCGCCGCTCACCGTCCCGGGCGGCGCGCGCGTCGACTCGTGGGCGATCAGCTCCGTGACCGTCGCGCCGACGCACCGCCGCCGCGGAATCGCCACCGCTCTGCTCGGCGGCGAGCTGCGGACCGCTCACGCGCTGGGACTGCCGCTGGCCATCCTGACCGTCTCCGAGTCGGTCATCTACGGCCGCTGGGGCTTCGGACCGGCGACCTGGGCGACCGCCTGGTCGGTCGACACCAAGCGCGTGCGGTGGACCGCCGGCGACACCCCCGGCCGCCTGTCCTTCACCGAGCCGGAGGCGTACACCGAGACCGGCACCGCGGTGCTCGACCGCGTCATGGCCTCCCGGCCGGGCGAGATCGGGCTGGAGCCGTACCTCGCCAAGCGCCTGATCGGCCCGCTGAAGGGCGACCCGGAGGCCGACAAGCTGCGCCTGGTCCGCTACGACTCCGAGGCGGGCGAGCCGGAGGGGTTCGTCTCCTACGCGCTCAAGGGCGACGACGACTTCACCCGGCACACGGTCGAGGTGAGCCACCTCGCGGCCGCGACCCCGGAGGCGCTGCGCGCGCTGTGGCGCTTCCTGATCGAGCTCGACCTCGTCGCCGAGGTGAAGATCTGGACCCGCGGCGTCGACGAGCCGGTGCAGTCGCTGGTGAACGACATCCGCGGCGCGCACGTCACCGACCTCGAGGACCACCTGTGGGTGCGCATCCTCGACGTCCCGGCGGCGCTGCAGGCGCGCACGTACGAGCGCGACGACTCGCTCGTGCTCGACGTGGCCGACGACCTCGGCTTCGCGGCCGGCCGGTATCGGCTGACGGTGGAGGACGGACGCGCGACCGTCTCGGCGACGGAGGACGCGCCGGATGTGACGCTCCCGGTCGCAGCGCTGGGAAGCGCCTACCTGGGACACGACGTGGTGCGGGGTCTCGCTGTGGCGGGACGAGTCCAGGGCGACACGGCCGCGCTGGACCGCCTCTTCCGTACGGCGGTCCCCCCGCGACTCAGCACCTGGTTCTAGACCCCTCTCGTCGAGGCGACCTCACCCGGATGGCCGGTTCAGTCGATCACCGAGTCGGAAGCGCCTGTTCCGGCTCTGTGCGGCTGGGCTCGTCGAGGAAGCCGGCGGTCCGGTCGTTGAGGGCGAAGATGTAGACGAGGAGACTGGCGGCGATGACGACCGTCACGTAACCGACGAAGAGAGTCAGCTGACTCGCATCCTTCGCCGCACTGAACAGCAGCGGAGCCGTGCCGCCGAAGAGGGAGTTGGCGATGGCGTACCCGAAGCCCACCCCGAGCGCGCGGACGTTCGACGGAAACAGCTCCGCCTTGACGATCGCGTTGATCGACGTGTAGCCGGTGAGGATGACGAATCCTCCGAACAGGATGGCGAACGCGGCGACCGGATCGGTCGCTCCGGGGAGCGCGGAGTAGAGGAACCAGGTGTACGCCACGCCACCCGCACCGAAGAAGACGAGCAACGGCTTGCGTCCGATCCGGTCGCTCAGCCAGCCGCCCAGCGGCTGCAACAACATCAGTCCGATGAGGGCCACCAGGTTCACGATCGTGCTGTCGACGACGCTCGACGTTCCCAGGCCGCCCTGTACGATCTTCGGCCCGTTGACCGTGTAGGCATAGAACCCCAGAGTGCCGCCCATCGTGACGAGGAAGCACAGGATGAGCGCCTTCGCGTTGTGGCGGAACAGCTCCCGCAGCGTGCCCGCCGAGCTGCGGTGGCCGGAGCGGACGGCGGTGATCGCGACCGTGCTGAGCGACTCGTCCATGGTGCGGCGCAGCCAGAAGACGACGATGGCCGCGACGCCTCCGAGGCCGAAGGCGACCCGCCAGCCCCACGACTCGATGGCCGACGCCGGCAGGGTGATCACCATGATGAGGAGCGTGGCCTGGGCCAGAACGTGCCCACCGATCAGCGTCACGTACTGGAACGACGAGAAGAAGCCTCTGCGGCCCGCCGGCGCGGCCTCCGACATATAGGTCGCGCTCGCGCCGTACTCGCCACCCGTCGCCATCCCCTGCGCCAGCCGGAAGACGACGAGCGCCACCGCCGCCCAGACGCCGATCGCGTCGTGCGTCGGAATGAGCGCTACACCGAGCGAGCAGCACGCCATCACCGTGATGGAGGCGGTGAGCGCACGCCGACGGCCGTACCGGTCGGCGATCCGCCCGAAGACGACCGACCCCACCGGGCGCATGAGGAAGGTGACGGCGAAGATCGCCCACACATACAACTGGGAATCGGTCTGCTCGGGCGGGAAGAACTGCTTCTCGAAGTACACGGCGAATACCGAGTACACGTACACGTCGTACCACTCGACGAGATTGCCCGCGGAACCTTTCAGCGTGTTCGAGATCGAACGCCGAAGCGTCAGCGGTCGGAGGATCGGGGCGTCACTGGTCACTGCGTCTCCATCGGCACAAGGAAAGGTCTCACTTGTGGAGACGAGCATGTGCACCGGATCGTGACGCGCGGGCGACGACCCTCTGACGGCTAGTCGATCAGGTCGTGGCGCACCACGATCTGATCGCGGGCGGGGCCCACGCCGATCGCGGATATGCGGGCGCCGGAGAGGCGCTCCAGGGCGAGGACGTAGTCCTGCGCGTTCTTCGGAAGGTCCTCGAACGTGCGGGCGCCCGAGATGTCCTCAGCCCAGCCGGGGAACTCCTCGTAGATCGGCGTCGCGTGGTGGAAGTCGCTCTGCGAGGCGGGGACCTCGTCGTGACGGACGCCGTCGACGTCGTACGCGACTGCGACGGGGATGCGCTCGATGCCGGTGAGCGTGTCCAGCTTGGTGAGCACGAAGTCCGTGACGCCGTTCACGCGAGCGGTGTAGCGGGCGACCGGAGCGTCGTACCAGCCGGTGCGGCGCGGTCGGCCCGTCGTCGTGCCGAACTCGAAGCCGCGCTCGCGCAGGAACTCGCCCCACTCGTCGAACAGCTCGGTCGGGAACGGGCCGGCGCCGACGCGGGTCGTGTACGCCTTGACGATGCCGATCACGCGGTCGATCCGGTTGGGGCCGATGCCCGAGCCCGTGGCCGCGCCGCCGGCGGTGGAGTTGGAGGACGTGACGAACGGGTACGTGCCGTGGTCGACATCCAGCATGGTCGCCTGGCCGCCCTCGAAGAGCACGTACCTGCCCTCCTCCAGCGCCTGGTTGAGCAGCAGGGAGCTGTCGACCACCATCGGACGCAGGCGCTCGGCGTAGGCGAGGAGCTGCTCGACGACCTCGTCGACCGTGATGGCTCGGCGGTTGTAGACCTTGACCAGCAGGTGGTTCTTCTGGTCGAGGGCGCCCTCGACCTTCTGGCGCAGGATGTTCTCGTCGAAGAGGTCCTGGATGCGGATGCCGACCCGGTTGATCTTGTCGGCGTAGGTGGGACCGATGCCGCGACCGGTGGTGCCGATCTGGCGCTTGCCGAGGAAGCGCTCGGTGACCTTGTCGATGGTGCGGTGGTACGAGGTGATCACGTGAGCGTTCGAGGACACCTTCAGGCGCGAGACGTCGACGCCGCGGGCGATGAGCGCGTCCAGCTCCTCGAAGAGCACCTCGATGTCGACGACGACGCCGTTCGCGATCACGGGGACGACGCCCTCGGTCAGGATGCCGGAGGGCAGAAGGTGCAGGGCGTACTTCTCGTCGCCGATGACGACCGTGTGACCGGCGTTGTTGCCGCCGTTGAACTTGACGACGTAGTCGATGCGGCTCCCCAGGACGTCGGTCGCCTTGCCTTTGCCTTCGTCGCCCCACTGGGCGCCGATGATCACGATCGCGGGCACGTGGATGTCCTCTCCATGGATGGAACGCGTCGGCGCCACGCGGACGACCGTCGCACTCGATCCTATCGCGATCCATTAACTTGCACACAGGTGTGCAGGAATGGCGTACACTGGTGTCATGCCCACCTCCTCCACCCGCGCACCGCGCCGCGACGCGGCCGCCAACCGTGAGGCGATCCTCG encodes the following:
- a CDS encoding alpha-ketoglutarate transporter, whose amino-acid sequence is MTSDAPILRPLTLRRSISNTLKGSAGNLVEWYDVYVYSVFAVYFEKQFFPPEQTDSQLYVWAIFAVTFLMRPVGSVVFGRIADRYGRRRALTASITVMACCSLGVALIPTHDAIGVWAAVALVVFRLAQGMATGGEYGASATYMSEAAPAGRRGFFSSFQYVTLIGGHVLAQATLLIMVITLPASAIESWGWRVAFGLGGVAAIVVFWLRRTMDESLSTVAITAVRSGHRSSAGTLRELFRHNAKALILCFLVTMGGTLGFYAYTVNGPKIVQGGLGTSSVVDSTIVNLVALIGLMLLQPLGGWLSDRIGRKPLLVFFGAGGVAYTWFLYSALPGATDPVAAFAILFGGFVILTGYTSINAIVKAELFPSNVRALGVGFGYAIANSLFGGTAPLLFSAAKDASQLTLFVGYVTVVIAASLLVYIFALNDRTAGFLDEPSRTEPEQALPTR
- a CDS encoding permease translates to MTTLRLAWLFGRRSASARSTVLLPVLAFAVVTALLLIVAGGAQAFFSWTDDEAGLYQVLAVVALSLLVVPLVALGGSAARLSARRRDDRLASLRLLGATPRLVRALTVIESTVLAVAGAVAGVVLALLAAPLVGLIPFRGRPLGFSALLGPGWMALTVLGVGLLAAVSAVIGLRGVVLSPLGVRTRQQAPRIHWLRAVLTVAAIGVVVLLVSALQVVALSATVLLLVLAVAFGGSIAVLNLIGPWVLKRMAASQARRARNARRLLAARSILESPKAAWRQVSGVAMTSFMAVFAGVGVALLQAAGGDGDPLLADIRTGLIITVAASFLMVACSAGVNQAAAVLDRRDLYISLDRIGMPVSEMNAARSRAVLSPLRITTVGSAATAAVVLLPLTGASLLVQPLTLVVVAGCLAAGVLLVWASLLATRPVLARVLAEPSPSL
- a CDS encoding ABC transporter ATP-binding protein, which translates into the protein MTSAPPPALAASGLTKSYGSSVALAGVDFRVDPGESVAIMGASGSGKTTLLHCLAGIVAPDTGTVLLTTAGGAVDVTRLGEAGRSRLRREEFGFVFQQGLLLPELTAVENVALPLMLTGADRRAAEQTAGMWLAALGLAGFEARRIGELSGGQAQRVAIARAQTTGASVVFADEPTGALDSATSAEVMDALIRSTTGRGRSLVVVTHDETVAARCARVVRLADGRIVDEVATR
- a CDS encoding adenylosuccinate synthase (catalyzes the formation of N6-(1,2,-dicarboxyethyl)-AMP from L-aspartate, inosine monophosphate and GTP in AMP biosynthesis), with the translated sequence MPAIVIIGAQWGDEGKGKATDVLGSRIDYVVKFNGGNNAGHTVVIGDEKYALHLLPSGILTEGVVPVIANGVVVDIEVLFEELDALIARGVDVSRLKVSSNAHVITSYHRTIDKVTERFLGKRQIGTTGRGIGPTYADKINRVGIRIQDLFDENILRQKVEGALDQKNHLLVKVYNRRAITVDEVVEQLLAYAERLRPMVVDSSLLLNQALEEGRYVLFEGGQATMLDVDHGTYPFVTSSNSTAGGAATGSGIGPNRIDRVIGIVKAYTTRVGAGPFPTELFDEWGEFLRERGFEFGTTTGRPRRTGWYDAPVARYTARVNGVTDFVLTKLDTLTGIERIPVAVAYDVDGVRHDEVPASQSDFHHATPIYEEFPGWAEDISGARTFEDLPKNAQDYVLALERLSGARISAIGVGPARDQIVVRHDLID
- a CDS encoding chorismate mutase, whose protein sequence is MPQNSDVEAALEQLNSIRQSIDNIDAAVIHMLAERFKFTQQVGALKAAHGLPPADPEREKQQIQRLRALAEESHLDPAFAEKFLTFIVAEVIHHHERIAVENGK
- a CDS encoding GNAT family N-acetyltransferase; the protein is MDFRTAPLDDTSAQALAATGLRYALVDAADAEALDGWTRADFRGFHGRRPSAEQLTEARENFAGRRNTGVYDDQGATADPVGTVNTWPAPLTVPGGARVDSWAISSVTVAPTHRRRGIATALLGGELRTAHALGLPLAILTVSESVIYGRWGFGPATWATAWSVDTKRVRWTAGDTPGRLSFTEPEAYTETGTAVLDRVMASRPGEIGLEPYLAKRLIGPLKGDPEADKLRLVRYDSEAGEPEGFVSYALKGDDDFTRHTVEVSHLAAATPEALRALWRFLIELDLVAEVKIWTRGVDEPVQSLVNDIRGAHVTDLEDHLWVRILDVPAALQARTYERDDSLVLDVADDLGFAAGRYRLTVEDGRATVSATEDAPDVTLPVAALGSAYLGHDVVRGLAVAGRVQGDTAALDRLFRTAVPPRLSTWF